A single genomic interval of Malania oleifera isolate guangnan ecotype guangnan chromosome 13, ASM2987363v1, whole genome shotgun sequence harbors:
- the LOC131145889 gene encoding desiccation-related protein PCC13-62-like — MASGGVVMICLLFSFLLVGGVLSSGKTAYDEELQGKKGGGGGGGGGDGSGHGQYEHEDDDEDVPAEDVDLLEFPLNLEFLEAEFFSWGALGRGLDDLAPDATMGGPSPLGPRIANLDPFTRDIITQFAYQEVGHLKAIQSIVKGFPRPLLDLSIKSFATVINSAFGRSVEPPFNPYANTLSYLIASYAIPYVGLTGYVGASPKLQGATSKRLVAGLLGVESGQDAVIRALLYQHALQRVYPYGITVAEFTNRISKLRDHLGDDGVKDEGLIVPEEEGAKGKITGNVLAGNDYSISYARTP, encoded by the exons ATGGCGAGTGGTGGTGTGGTGATGATATGCCTCCTGTTCTCCTTCTTGTTAGTAGGTGGAGTGCTGTCATCCGGCAAAACTGCTTATGATGAAGAGCTACAAGGGAAGaagggtggtggtggtggtggtggtggtggtgatggtAGTGGACATGGACAATATGAAcatgaagatgatgatgaggaTGTACCGGCAGAGGACGTGGATCTACTGGAGTTCCCACTGAATTTGGAGTTCCTGGAGGCAGAGTTCTTCTCGTGGGGAGCATTGGGACGTGGACTGGATGACCTGGCTCCCGATGCCACCATGGGAGGCCCCTCCCCCCTCGGCCCTAGGATTGCTAATCTTGACCCTTTCACCAGGGACATCATTACCCAATTTGCCTATCAAGAAGTTGGCCACTTAAA GGCCATTCAGAGTATAGTAAAAGGGTTTCCAAGGCCTCTTTTAGATTTGAGTATAAAATCGTTCGCAACTGTGATAAATAGTGCCTTCGGACGATCCGTGGAGCCACCCTTCAACCCTTACGCCAATACTCTTAGTTACCTCATTGCGTCCTATGCAATTCCCTATGTGGGGCTCACTGGGTATGTTGGGGCAAGTCCGAAACTTCAAGGAGCAACATCCAAGAGG CTCGTTGCAGGCCTTTTAGGTGTTGAATCCGGTCAAGATGCCGTCATTCGAGCACTTCTCTACCAACATGCACTACAAAGGGTCTATCCTTATGGAATCACAGTAGCAGAATTCACTAATCGAATTTCTAAGCTAAGGGACCATTTAGGGGATGATGGTGTGAAAGACGAAGGACTCATAGTCCCAGAAGAAGAAGGAGCAAAGGGGAAAATTACGGGTAATGTCTTAGCAGGAAATGACTACTCAATTTCATATGCTAGAACTCCATAA